TCATTCCGCGCCCCCTACCGCCCGCGAAACCGCCGCTCGCGCTCGACGACGAAACGCGCCGCCTTCTGGGCGACGCCGAAATCGCGCTGGCCCATCTCGACCTCACCGCCGAAATCGTTCCCTCCGTCGATTGGTTCATATACGGCTTCGACCGCAAGGAAGCCGTGACCTCCTCTCAAATCGAAGGCACGCAGGCCACGCTCATCGATGTGCTCGAATACGAGGCGCATGCCGACCCGGAGCCGTTGGGCGGCGAGGACGCGCGCGAGGTCCTGAATTACCTGCGCGCCCTCACGTTCGCCCGCCGCGAGTTGCGGCGCAAAAGCGGCTTGCCGATTTCGATGCGTCTTCTGAACGGCGCCCACGCGCGGCTGATGCGCGGCGTGCGCGGCAAGAACAAGCAGCCGGGCGAAATCCGCCGAACGCAAAACTGGATCGGAGGCACGCGGCCGGGAAACGCGGTGCACGTTCCGCCGCCGCCGAACCGGCTCAGAGAAACGCTTTCGGACTTCGAAAAGTACATCCACGCCGACGACGCTCTCCCGCCGATCGTGCGCACGGGGCTCGCGCACGTGCAGTTCGAAACCATCCATCCCTACCTCGACGGCAACGGACGCATCGGCCGCCTGCTCGTGACGCTTTTGATCGAGCATTGGGGGCTGCTCTCCAAGCCGCTCCTGTACCTCAGCGTCTACTTCAAGCGCCATCGCGCCGAGTACTACCATCGGCTATCGGCCGTGCGCACGGACGGCGACTGGGAAGGCTGGACAAAATTCTTTCTCGAAGGCGTCGTGACCATCGCCCGGGAGGCCAGCGACAGCGCGACCGAACTTGTCGCCCTGGTTTCCCGCGATCGCGCGCGCATGCTCGATACGCCGTCCGCATCCGTGTACTCCGCGCGCCTGTTCGAACGGCTGCCTTCGCGTCCGATCATCACGGTCGCGCGCGTGATGACGTTGCTCGACACCACCCGCCCCACGGCCACCAAGGCGATCGCCGCGCTCGTCGACGCCGGCATCCTTCGCGAAACCTCCGGACGCAAGCGCGATCGCATCTTCGCCTACAAGGCCTATCTCGATCGCCTGCGCGCCGGCACCGATCTGTAATCCGCGAAAAAAAGGGACGCGAACGATTCGCGCCCCGCGAAAGATGTCCTTCTTTTCATTTTCGCTAATAAAGAACCCTTTCTTTTCGATTTTGAAAATCAAGCGTCCTTTCTTATCGAATACGCCTCTCGACGATCACGGTTCCCGTGCCGCACCCGCGCCCGAACGACGAACCGCGACCATCAGGGAGCGGGTCGAAAGGCATTGGAAAAAACGGACGTCATGGACCGAATGGACATCATGGACCGGCGAACGGGCGTTTGCGATTTGCGATGACCCTTCAGCCTTTCAGCCTTCCAGTCTTTCAGCCTTCCGGCCTTTTCTTCACTCGTCCTTCTCCTTCTCCTTGTCCTTGTCCGGTGCGACGGCGTCCGCGATCTCCTCCTTCGCCTTCTCGGCCGCGGCGTCAAGCGCCTTCCCGGCTTCGGCCGCCGCGTCCTTGGCGTCCTCCTTCAACTCCGCGGCCGCCTTCCCGGCCGCGGCGCCGATCGCCTCGCCCGATTCCTTGACCGCTTCGCCGATCGCCTCCTTCGCCTCGGCGCTTTCCTGTTCGGCCGTCTTCGCGCCCGAGGCCGGCATCGCAAGCCAGTCCGCGATGCGCACGTATTTCCCGTCCCGCGCCTGCATGACGTAGATCGACTCCACCCCCTGGTGGTCCGTCTCCGAGAAGCTCACGTTCTGCACGAACATCCCGTCGAAATCCTTCAGCGAGTGCAGCGCGTCGATGAGCTTCTCGTTCGTCAGTTCGCGGCCCGCGCGGCGAAGCGCCTCCACGAGCGGCTCCGCGAGCGCCATGCTCGCCATCGTGAAGTTGCCGGGCTTCAGCGATTCGGACGTGCCGATCGCCTCGCGGTACCACGTCATGCCCGGCGATTCCTCGTCCGGAAGCGGCATCCAGTTTGCGAGCACCGTGCCGTTCCACGCGTCCCCCGCGAGCGCGAACATCAGTGGATCGGCCACCGTCGAGCTCGACGCGAACTGCGGCTTGAACTTGATCTTCGCGCACTCCTTCACGATCGTCGCCGCCGCCTTTGTCGTCGACCAAAGCATCACCGCTTCGGCGCCCGACTGCTTCAGCTTGAGCGCCTGGCTCGACAAATCCGTGTCCGTCACCTCGTGCGCCACTTCCGCGATCACCTCGGCGCCCGCCGCCGAGGCCGCCGTCTTGATGCCGTCCACGCCTTCCTTACCGAACGCGTCGTTCTGATAGAAGATCGCGAGCTTCGTTTTCTTGAGTTGCCCCACGACGTAGCCCGTCAAAAGCGTCGCCTCCGTCGTGTACGTCGGGTACACGGCGAAGCGGTACTTCGACACCGGGTCCGTCCACGCGCTCGATCCCGTCGCCGGGCCGACCCACACTTTCTTCCGCTCGTCCAGGAAATCGCGCACCGCCATGCCCGTCGCCGTACCCACGCCCGACGCGAAGCAGAAAACCTTGTCCTTCTCCACCATCTCCTTCACCGCCGCGAGCGTCCGCGTCGGCTGATACCCGTCGTCCCGGACGATCAGGTTGACCGTGCGCCCGTGGATGCCCCCGTCGGCGTTGATCTTCGCGAAATACGCCTCGAGCGACTTGGCGAGGATGCCGTACGGCGACGCCGGGCCCGTCAGCGGCGCCCACGTGCCGATGCGGATCTCCGTGTCCGTCACGCCCTCCACATCGGGCTTTTCCACCGGCACGGGCGCCTGCGGCGCCGGCACGGTTTCGCTTTGGCACGCCGCGGCCAATAGCGCGATCGACAACACGCACAACGCAATCCCCAAACGCGAACGCAAAGTCATGATGAGGCCTCCTTCAAACCTTTTTCTTTCGGTGCGTCTTGAACAGGCCGCTTGGCCGGACGCACAGCACCAGAACGATGACCAGAAACGCGAAGCTCGATTTGAACTCCGGCGAAACGTACCCGCCGAAGAGGTTTTCCGTGATGCCGAGAATCCACCCGCCGATCACCGCCCCCGGCAGGCTCGTCAGCCCGCCGAGCACCGCCGCCGCGAACGCCTTGAGCATCGGCGCGATCATCATGTTCGGATCAAGCAGCGTCTTGGGCGCGATCAAGACGCCCGTCACCGCGCCGAGCATCGACGCGATCGCCCACGCCGTCGCGTGCACGCGCGGCACGCGGATGCCCATGATCCGCGCGGCCGTCGGATTCTGCGAGGTCGCCATCATCGCGAGCCCAAGCCGCGTGAAGCGGAAGAACGCGAACAACAGCGCCATCAGAACGAGCGACACCGCGATGATGACCACCTCGAGCTGATTGACGACCACCCCCGCGAACTCGTAGGTCGTCGTCTCGGAGATCGGCGATTCGAACGCCTTCACGTCCGTGCCGAACACCATCCCCGCGCCGGCGTACAGGATCATCTCGAACCCGAGCGTCAGGACGATGAGGCCGAGCAGCGTCGGCTTGTCCGCGCGGCGAAGCACCGCGAACTCGAATCCCGCCCCCAGAAACGCCGCGAACGCGATCGCCCCCGCGAGCGCGAGGCCAAAGCTCATGTCGTAGCGCGTCATCAGCATCCACGCGACGAACGTCGCCGCCATGCCGATCTCGCCCTGAGCGAAGTTGATGACCTCGCTCGTCTTGTAGACGAGCACGAACGCGAGCGCGATGAGCGCGTACAGGCTCCCCATCGCGAATCCGCCGGCGACTAGCTGCCAGAACATGCGTCCCTCAAAACGGCCACGTCTTCCAGTAGATCTTGATCTTCAGCCACCGCCCCCTTAGCCCCAGCGGCTCGAACAATACGACCGCGATCATCACCGCGCCGAAGATCATCGCCGCGGCCTCGCGATACCCCGAGAGCGTCTGCTCCACGATCGTCAGAAGCGTCGCGCCGAGCACCGACCCGAGGATCGATCCCAACCCGCCCACGACGACCATCGCCAGCAGCTTGATCGACAGGAACAGGTCGAAGTTCTCCGGCGCGATGAAGCCCGTCGAATGCGCCAGCATCGAGCCCGCGACCCCCGTGAAAAACGCGCTCACCGCGAACGCCAGCGTCTTGTAATAGGTCAGGTTCACGCCCGTGGACGCGGCGGCCACGTCGCTGTCGCGCACCGCCGTGAAGGCGCGCCCCACCCGCGATCGCGTGATGTTGTACGCCGCCAGAACGCACAGCACCGCGATCGGCACGATCAGCGCGTACCGTCCGGCGTCCGTACGAAGCTCGATGCCGAAAATCGAAAGCGGCGCGGTGTGCAGCCCCATGTGCCCGCCGGTGAAATCGAACCGGCCGAGGATCTGCTGCGTCGCGATGCCAAAGCCCAGCGTCGCGATCGTCAGATACGGCCCTTCCATGCGCAGCGCCGGCAGGCCGAGCAAAAATCCGAACGCCGCGGCGACGACGCCGCCCGCCATCATCGCGGCAAGAAACGGCGCGCCCCGCGCCACGAGCAGCACGGACACGTATCCGCCGATCGCCAGGAACGCGGCGTGCCCAAGCGAGATCTGCCCGGTGTAGCCGACGAGGATGTTCAGCCCCAGCGCCACGACGACGTAGATCGCGATCGTGTTCAGAAGATTGATGCGGTAGCCCGGCAAGACGAGCGGCGCGACGACAAGCAACGCCGCCAGCACGCAAAACGAGACAAACCCGCTCGCCGACCGGAAAACGCGAACGTCTTCCGCATGGGACAGCTTCATGTCCATCGAGCGACTCCCCGGGTTTGCGTCGAAAAGCGTTTGGCGAAGCGACGTTTATAACGAGTGTCCTTGCGTTTGGCGAGAACCCCGGCACGGCGAGCGTCATCACCCGAGCCCGGATACGGCGGCGTCGGCTCCGGCGGCCGGCGCGGCATCGTATCCCTGATTTCCGCATCATCCATCGCCCGGTTGCACGATCGGGCAATGGGCCTGGGGCTCGAGCTTTGCCTGAGGCCGTTCTCTCGAGCGTCCCCGATTACGCCGGCCGGAACCACGCGGGATCATGTTCCGATGAATGCCGCGGCGCGCAATCAACCGATCCCCCAGGTCCGCCTGCTCACCGCTGCGCTCGCCGTCGCGGCCTTCAGCGCCGCGCTGCACGTGTTCGCGCTCGGCGGCGCCAACCTCAATGGCCTCATCGACCTGGACGATTTCGGTTATGGCGATCCGGGACACGGTCACACCGGCGCCGCGACCCTCGTCGGCGAATCCGGCATATCCTTTGGCTCCTTCTATCGGGTCGCCGCCTCGCTCCAGTCGATCGGCGTCACGACGCACGGGCTGCTCGCGCTTCAGCTCCTTTTGCACCTCGTCGTCGTCGCGGCATTCGTTCGCGGCGCGCGCGATCTTCTGCCCCCGGATTTGCACGCCGCGAGCGCGTTCGCACTCGCCGCCGCGCCCGAGCCGATCCTGCTCGTCGGCGAGAACAACAACGTGCTGCTGATCGTCGCGCCGCTGCTTTTCGTCGCCTGGCGTCGCGCCCGCCGGCGGCCGAACGTCGCTTCCCACGCGCTCGCCGGACTCGCGTTCGCGCTCGGCCTCCACATCCATTTCATCACGCTGCTCATCCTGCCGCTGCTGTATCTCGAATTGCTCGCAGGCGCGGATCACGCCCGCCTGCGCCACACCGCCGTCTTTACCGCCGCCTGGCTTGTTCCCGGCCTGCTGCCCGCGGCGTATGGCGGCCTTGCCGCCGCCGCCGGGCTCGCGTCGTACTCCGGCGAAATGATTTCCGGCGCGACGCACACACGATGGGCCGCGGTGGCCGTCATCGCGCTCAGTTACCACGCCGTGGCGCTCGTGGGAGTCGGCGCCGCGATCCGCGATCGCACATGGCGCGGCAATGTCGTCGTCCGCGACGCTCTCGCGTGGTTCGCCGTCACGATCCTCCCATCCGTCCTGCACTCCCGCTACGAGGCATTCGACCCCCGCCGCCTCGCTGTCGCCGCCGGTCCCCGCGCCATCCTTGTCGGTGCCGGCGTCGTCCTGCTGGCCCGCATCCTTTCCCGATCGGCGGCGCCCCGGATCGCGTGGGGCGCATCCCTCGCGGCGGGTTACCTTTCGATCAACATGATGGCCGTCTTCATCGATTACACCTCCGCCGACGCGCGGACCATCGGGGATCGCCTCCACACGCTGGACATGTCCCCTCAGGTGCAAAAAGTCCTCGACGTGGCCAGGGTTATGCGCGGTGCGCACCCGGACGAACCCCTTGTCTTTGCCGGAGCCGAGGCCGGAACGCTGAACGCCATTCGGCGCTGGAATCTCGGTGAGCCGCGATTGGCCCATCCCCCCACGATTTTCGTGGCCGTCGTCGTCCCTCCGCCCGGAACGGCCGGTGGCGTCCCCGCGCGCGCCGCGACGCTCTGGCCCATCGAGATGCCGCTCCCGGTGGCGCCCGTGCCCACGGACACGGGGCGCGCCGTCTATGCCGTCGCCCTGCCGCAACACGTCCCTGGCGATTACCGGCTGGTCGCCATCGAAGCGCGCGGCGCCGACCCCGCCGATTTCACCGTCCTCGGCACGCGCGACGCCTCCCTGGAGGCTTGTGCCCCTTGTCTCGCGAGCAGGCACGCCCGCGCCCTCCGGCCGTTCTTGTCCGACCTCGCGCTGCTGGACAACGAACGATACGCACAGGCCCTAATCAGCCTTTCGCACGGACAGGTCGCCCTCATCCACACGGGCCTGAATTCGGCGCCGGTCGGCGCCTGGCTCATCCGGTCGCCGGACGCCACGCCTCGTGGCGCGTCCCCATCGCGGGATGTCCGCGATTTGTAGGCGGGCTTTCCTTCGACGAAGCCCCCACGTACTCCATCACCGCGAGAGCGTCTGCTCCACGATCGTCAGAAGCGTCGCGCCGAGCACCGACCCGAGGATCGATCCCAGCCCGACCACGACGACCATCGCCAGAAGCTTGATCGACAGGAACAGGTCGAAGTTCTCCGGCGCGATGAAGCCCGTCGAATGCGCCAGCATCGAGCCCGCCAGGCCCGTGAAAAACGCGCTCACCGCGAACGCCAGCGTCTTGTAATAGGTCAGGTTCACGCCCGTGGACGCGGCGGCGCGCCGATCGGCGCGTCGATTCCCTCGCTCGTCGTTCCGGACGATAGTGCGCGAAATGACCATCGTGC
The nucleotide sequence above comes from bacterium. Encoded proteins:
- a CDS encoding ABC transporter substrate-binding protein — protein: MTLRSRLGIALCVLSIALLAAACQSETVPAPQAPVPVEKPDVEGVTDTEIRIGTWAPLTGPASPYGILAKSLEAYFAKINADGGIHGRTVNLIVRDDGYQPTRTLAAVKEMVEKDKVFCFASGVGTATGMAVRDFLDERKKVWVGPATGSSAWTDPVSKYRFAVYPTYTTEATLLTGYVVGQLKKTKLAIFYQNDAFGKEGVDGIKTAASAAGAEVIAEVAHEVTDTDLSSQALKLKQSGAEAVMLWSTTKAAATIVKECAKIKFKPQFASSSTVADPLMFALAGDAWNGTVLANWMPLPDEESPGMTWYREAIGTSESLKPGNFTMASMALAEPLVEALRRAGRELTNEKLIDALHSLKDFDGMFVQNVSFSETDHQGVESIYVMQARDGKYVRIADWLAMPASGAKTAEQESAEAKEAIGEAVKESGEAIGAAAGKAAAELKEDAKDAAAEAGKALDAAAEKAKEEIADAVAPDKDKEKEKDE
- a CDS encoding branched-chain amino acid ABC transporter permease → MDMKLSHAEDVRVFRSASGFVSFCVLAALLVVAPLVLPGYRINLLNTIAIYVVVALGLNILVGYTGQISLGHAAFLAIGGYVSVLLVARGAPFLAAMMAGGVVAAAFGFLLGLPALRMEGPYLTIATLGFGIATQQILGRFDFTGGHMGLHTAPLSIFGIELRTDAGRYALIVPIAVLCVLAAYNITRSRVGRAFTAVRDSDVAAASTGVNLTYYKTLAFAVSAFFTGVAGSMLAHSTGFIAPENFDLFLSIKLLAMVVVGGLGSILGSVLGATLLTIVEQTLSGYREAAAMIFGAVMIAVVLFEPLGLRGRWLKIKIYWKTWPF
- a CDS encoding branched-chain amino acid ABC transporter permease, whose amino-acid sequence is MFWQLVAGGFAMGSLYALIALAFVLVYKTSEVINFAQGEIGMAATFVAWMLMTRYDMSFGLALAGAIAFAAFLGAGFEFAVLRRADKPTLLGLIVLTLGFEMILYAGAGMVFGTDVKAFESPISETTTYEFAGVVVNQLEVVIIAVSLVLMALLFAFFRFTRLGLAMMATSQNPTAARIMGIRVPRVHATAWAIASMLGAVTGVLIAPKTLLDPNMMIAPMLKAFAAAVLGGLTSLPGAVIGGWILGITENLFGGYVSPEFKSSFAFLVIVLVLCVRPSGLFKTHRKKKV
- a CDS encoding Fic family protein; translation: MPRVTGTIERAVVGGENVRAFIPRPLPPAKPPLALDDETRRLLGDAEIALAHLDLTAEIVPSVDWFIYGFDRKEAVTSSQIEGTQATLIDVLEYEAHADPEPLGGEDAREVLNYLRALTFARRELRRKSGLPISMRLLNGAHARLMRGVRGKNKQPGEIRRTQNWIGGTRPGNAVHVPPPPNRLRETLSDFEKYIHADDALPPIVRTGLAHVQFETIHPYLDGNGRIGRLLVTLLIEHWGLLSKPLLYLSVYFKRHRAEYYHRLSAVRTDGDWEGWTKFFLEGVVTIAREASDSATELVALVSRDRARMLDTPSASVYSARLFERLPSRPIITVARVMTLLDTTRPTATKAIAALVDAGILRETSGRKRDRIFAYKAYLDRLRAGTDL
- a CDS encoding branched-chain amino acid ABC transporter permease; this translates as MRWNAHVIAKTSSAAARPRNSCRRSSIGTMVISRTIVRNDERGNRRADRRAAASTGVNLTYYKTLAFAVSAFFTGLAGSMLAHSTGFIAPENFDLFLSIKLLAMVVVVGLGSILGSVLGATLLTIVEQTLSR